From Populus alba chromosome 16, ASM523922v2, whole genome shotgun sequence:
tttcactgtttttcaaaattttaaaaaaaaaacaaaaaactactGTTCACGCTACAGTGGagatggctccactgttcagtgaacagtggagccaggCTCCACTGTTGGTGCTGATATCAAGATGAGAAGAAGCATTTTGATGCTTCTCAAAAACATGTGGCACACCACAATTATAAGTGGTCCCATGAAAACAAAACTGCTGTTTTAAGCTTACCAAACGTTAAAGCCACAATAACAAACACCCACTTAATGCCTTTACAACCGCTATCAATTCTGCTTTATTGGAGTTTTTGACCCCAGCTGAAATAGAAAACACGTCCGTAACCATTCCCATCTGATCACGTACGTAAGACTCCACCTATACCTGCTGGACCCAAGTCCTCCAAAGGACAAACCATCAACATTCCATTTAACAGTAGAAAGCTCAGGAGCCGACCATAAAATAAGAGGCTGAGATTTCTGACAATTTGTCCACTAATCAAGCCACCAGCAAATAACAAAAGATCAGTTGCACAATAAGGAAAATATGAGAATAATACTTTAACCCTCACACAAAGCGTGGTAAGGATTAAGAAGTAAATACAATCAaaatcaccatttttttttttaatgcgtaCTCAGCACGAAGGCtattttttatagaagtttAATTTACATCTCTTATGCAATAGTTTTTATTCAGATCACTAGTTCTTAGACAAAAGACAGCAAAGACATGCTCTAATATTGTTGGTAGATCTCATTATCAAGGCGCGGAGTAAGAACAACTTCTAATGGCGTTGCTTTTGGCATAGTGAGTCCTAAGCCTTCACTCATGTCAACTTGAGCATTCTTTGGGATGCTGAAATTGAAGCCTTGAAGCAACCGAGAAAGCGTCAAGTGAAGCATTTGCAAGCTCGAAGAAATCCCAGGGCACAATCTTCTCCCTGAACCAAATGGAACATACTCAAACTGCTGGCCTCTAACATCTATTGATCCATGGCTCGTAAGGAACCTCTCAGGATGGAACTCATATGGATTTTCCCATATTCGCGCATCTCGATGAAGCTTCCACGCGTTAACTAGTAATTGAGTGCCTCGAGGAACGAGATAGCCATCGACGTAGCAATCTTCCAAGGACTCACGTGGTACCAGTAGGGGGCCAGGAGGGTATAGTCTCAAGGTTTCCTTCACAATGGCTTGAAGGTACACTAAGTTCTTGACATCTGATTCTTCTACCCATCTTGTTGTTCCTACATGGATATCAATCTCTTTCTGCGCTCTTTCCAGCACTTCAGTATGGTTAAGTAGAAGAGACAGTGCCCATGTCAAGGTGATAGATGTAGTATCTACGCCTGCTACTATAAGATTCTGCAGAGCACAAACAAATCAGCAATTAGCGATTAGAAATGCAATCACGTTGATGAGGATGTTATACAGAATGTTGTGAGTTCACTTACCAGCGCAGTTCCCTTGACAATGGTTTCTCTTTTGTATCCGAAGATGGGATCATCACCTACTGCAAGAGATTCTAACATGACatccatgaagtccttctcttcTTTCCTCACCCTGCCCTCTTCCCTACGCTGAAGATGTTCTTCAAGCCAGCCACTCACAACATGGTCCAACTCCTTGGCGACACGCTTCATAGATTTCATATGTCCTTGCAAATCCATCCATTCAGTAAAAGGAATCAAATCAGAAATTACTAAAACCCCAGCCAAGTAAAAGAACTCTTTGATTAACCCTCCAAATGCTCCTGAATCTTTGCCAATACCACTACAATATCTCTTCCCTGCAATTAGTCGAAACATCACATTCGCAATTACACAAGAAAACCATTGACTCATGTCCACCAACACGGAACCATTGCTACAAGTCGTGTGCAATTCCTTGATGCATGTTTCTATTTCCGAAACTCTCACATGCTTGAGCAGCTCAAGCCTGCGGTTCGACAGAAGCTCTTGCGTTGCGATCTTTCGCATCTCAAGCCAGTATTCTCCATACGGATGGAATCCGAAGAAGGCGTCATCATAACCCATGTATTTTGAAGCAGCAAAACTCGGACGATTTAGGAATTTTCGGTCGTTGGTTTTCAAGCATTCCTTCACAGATTCCCAGCTACTAATAACAAGCGTCCGTCTCATGCCAAGCCTGATTGAAAAAACTGGTCCATGCTTATCAGCCAGGTCTCCAAGAGTTCGGAAAAATGGAATTTGACTATTGAGAATCCTCAGATGTCCTATCAAAGGCCATGCACCAGAGGGTTCAGGTGGTGGTaaggttttgtttcttttgtgagTGGTTGACAGTATTCTCCATATGATCATGCATACAAGAACTAGCCCCAGAAAGAAACTTTCCATTGCTAAAACTTTCATTTTGGGTTGTGTGTGGAGAAAGAAGTGTCTTTGGTGCATGCCTGATAATTTGGCACCTATTTGTACATGACATGAAGCTCAAGCAAGTTGACAGTAACTAATTTTTACAATGGCATCCGATAACCAATGATGCTGACATTAACTTTATGACGTCGACATCCAATAATTACGAGGATCAATAATTCTGAAAGTTAGGTTCATGAAATCATGAtggtctaaaataaaaaaattaaaaaaaattataaaacttaattattcataaatttattattaaataataaaattaaaaaaaaacacaataaaataacatttctaaacaaaattataaatttaaataaaattataaaaatatcattagcagTCTCGTAAGACCTTTCTAAACTTCAATTACCCTAAAATTCTAACAtgaaatatttcaatatataagGAGATTCCTCATATAATTTTATCTCGATCCAACAatcaattgataaatataattgataCCATAAAATTGGATAgtatttaaaaaagcaaaataaaaaaaaatcaaaaaaaattcaaaaattctaaaCGAGATAAAATTTGTTcttatttgtttggttttttaaattaaaaaatatatacaaaaaaaaaaaaaagaaggaattagCAACCTTGATTTCATGTACTAAAGGAAAGGTCTTCATGAATCAATGGTCCTTAATATGTccgagtaaaaataaatatgggaAATTTGAGAGATAGTTTAACTGGTCAAGCATTGAATTTGCTTCTCAATGGTCACGAATTCGAGTCTCTTTAGCGCCACTGGAGACttacattgtttttaatttcagacaataattaatttttacaatgGCATCTGATAATCAATGATGCTGACATTAACTTTATGACATCCAATAATTATGAGGatcaataattctaaatctGTAACCCGAGTCATGAGATAATGataacctaaaataaaaaaaaaaaaaacaaattacaaatctCAATCACCAATAAACTtattgttgaatgataaaatttgaagaaaaaaaacacaataaaataaaattttgaaaaaaattataaaaatatcattggcacTCTCGTAAGACCTTTCTAAACTTCGATTACCCTAAAATTCTAACATGAGATATAACAATATGTAAGGAGATTCctcataaaattttatcttgatcTAACAAtcagttgataaatataattaatatcataaaattggatagttttttaaaaaaacaaaaagcaaaaaaaatatttgatcggGACATAATTAAGTggaatttttgaataaaactaaaattctgaatgagataaaaattgtttttatttatttggttttttaaattgaaataagatGTACCAGATAtactgtataaaaaaaaatgaattaacaaCCTTGATTTCATGTACTAAAGGAAAGGTCTTCATGAATCAAGGGTTCTTAATCTGtctaagtaaaaataaatatgaaaaatctgAGAAATGATCAAtctttaaatttactttttaattatcatgaattcaaaaaaaattaaaatcattgaaaatttaTACTGTTGCCTCATCAACCACGtgaacaaaaagtaaaaaatatggtGGTCTCTCTTTTCACATGTCATTGTAATACAGTTTACACCAATTGTGTTTCGCAATGTGATaatggttacttttcaaatagcttttttgtgccgaaatacatgtcaataatattttttttattttttaaaaataatttttaacatcagcacatcaaaacgatctaaaaaatacaactcgaactcaattttagcaaaaaaaaaaattcaaaatttcagcaAACACAGGTTCAAACTCACTACCAAACGGTCTACATAGGAGACAAGTGGCTGTCACGTTTCACACATTTTTCCCTCTGAAATTCAACATTTCAATACTGTTTGATTTTGGTATGAATTCGTCAGTTCCTCCTCCAAATCTACATAGAATCCTTAAAAAGTCTTTCTTTATGTTGACGAAATTACATATGCAAATCTacattttgatgatttttctcttcattattttatttctttgtcaTTATCACATGTTACAGGAGGTGCGGTTCCATGTTGTAAGGAGGTGTAGCCAGGGCggaacaagacaaaaaaaaattagggtggGCCAAGTTATAAATTAGGAGGGGACTAAGAaaatattacatttatttttattaaaattataaatagttatgATGGAGGGACATTTCTTTGCAGGGATCGGAGTCTCTGCCAGCCCCCCTCCCTCCGCCACTGGGTGTAGCTGGTCGTCACCGACATCCATATTCATAAACTGCAAGATTAGTTCTTTACCTGTGAAGTCGGTTTCCCTAGCTCCATATTTTTTGAGGTTATGTTTGATTCtcgaaaaattatttttagaaaattattttttagttaaagaaaaatttaattttgtttttagaaaagtgtttttttgaaaaatttgggTGGAAAATGCTTTCcggaaattatgaaaaatttaaaaaatatcatatta
This genomic window contains:
- the LOC118036573 gene encoding cytochrome P450 CYP82D47, with product MHQRHFFLHTQPKMKVLAMESFFLGLVLVCMIIWRILSTTHKRNKTLPPPEPSGAWPLIGHLRILNSQIPFFRTLGDLADKHGPVFSIRLGMRRTLVISSWESVKECLKTNDRKFLNRPSFAASKYMGYDDAFFGFHPYGEYWLEMRKIATQELLSNRRLELLKHVRVSEIETCIKELHTTCSNGSVLVDMSQWFSCVIANVMFRLIAGKRYCSGIGKDSGAFGGLIKEFFYLAGVLVISDLIPFTEWMDLQGHMKSMKRVAKELDHVVSGWLEEHLQRREEGRVRKEEKDFMDVMLESLAVGDDPIFGYKRETIVKGTALNLIVAGVDTTSITLTWALSLLLNHTEVLERAQKEIDIHVGTTRWVEESDVKNLVYLQAIVKETLRLYPPGPLLVPRESLEDCYVDGYLVPRGTQLLVNAWKLHRDARIWENPYEFHPERFLTSHGSIDVRGQQFEYVPFGSGRRLCPGISSSLQMLHLTLSRLLQGFNFSIPKNAQVDMSEGLGLTMPKATPLEVVLTPRLDNEIYQQY